A stretch of the Alosa alosa isolate M-15738 ecotype Scorff River chromosome 16, AALO_Geno_1.1, whole genome shotgun sequence genome encodes the following:
- the dixdc1a gene encoding dixin-A, which yields MGAKQMKCLSASSPTHAPKEEYIIARSEELETATDQPTAELHSRKEDVEKSCTPGPHRDTEHAGTVEDSSWEDQLFAQQEQLEKEMQETRRMVTRLQALLLHGSLPEDEQGVPLGFGETCTNAEQQMILIRSRLDQSVEEALDLKRELMRYKQEARNLQAVKDAMQQRMSAQEDSVLQLKQELLRSSMAREELAGQNVELQRKLGDRNKLLTEYKKEMGQKDKLLQQQQHKLDEAVRKANASHRLSGCENNGYSHMMEGPPPPYQHRTADELQLVRDALRSLRNSFGGHDPQHHTLDTLEQGIGSLMERLHTHDTRQDKKGPSKSPGRRANHTDRESWPPSAKMAHSHSSPVLSASVSTKVLYFTDRSLTPFLINIPKKLGELTLRDFKAAVDRHGNFRYHFKALDPEFGTVKEEVFQEDAIIPGWEGKIVAWIEEDHSDTRLN from the exons CTTAAGCGCATCCAGTCCCACTCATGCTCCTAAGGAGGAGTACATCATCGCACGCTCCGAGGAGCTGGAGACCGCCACTGACCAGCCGACTGCAGAGTTGCACAgcagaaaag AGGATGTAGAGAAGTCCTGCACGCCAGGGCCCCACCGTGACACTGAGCATGCTGGGACAGTGGAGGACTCCTCCTGGGAGGACCAGCTGTTTGCCCAGCAGGAGCAGCTGGAGAAGGAGATGCAGGAGACTAGGAGGATGGTCACTCGACTGCAG GCGCTGCTTCTGCACGGTTCGCTCCCCGAGGATGAGCAGGGCGTCCCCCTGGGCTTCGGAGAGACCTGCACCAACGCCGAACAGCAGATG ATATTAATCCGCAGTCGGCTCGACCAGAGCGTGGAGGAGGCTCTGGACCTTAAG AGGGAACTCATGCGGTACAAACAGGAGGCCCGCAACCTTCAGGCAGTCAAG gATGCCATGCAGCAGCGTATGTCTGCTCAGGAGGACTCTGTCCTGCAGCTGAAGCAAGAGCTACTCAGGTCCAGCATGGCCAGAGAGGAGCTGGCTGGACAGAAT gtgGAGCTGCAGAGGAAGCTGGGTGATCGCAACAAACTCCTGACTGAATATAAA AAGGAGATGGGTCAGAAGGACAAACTgttgcaacagcagcagcacaaacTGGATGAGGCCGTGAGGAAAGCCAACGCCAGCCACAGG CTGTCGGGATGTGAAAATAATGGATACAGTCACATGATGGAGGGTCCACCACCTCCCTACCAACACAGAACA gctgATGAACTTCAGCTGGTGCGTGATGCTCTGCGTAGCCTGAGGAACAGCTTTGGGGGTCATGACCCCCAGCACCACACTCTGGACACTCTGGAGCAGGGCATCGGTAGCCTCATGGagagacttcacacacacgatacacggCAGGAcaagaag GGCCCCAGCAAGTCTCCAGGGAGGAGAGCCAACCACACCGACCGGGAATCGTGGCCGCCTAGCGCCA AGATGGCGCATTCCCACAGCAGTCCAGTGCTCAGTGCATCTGTGTCCACTAAAGTCCTCTACTTCACCGACCGTTCCCTAACGCCCTTCCTCATCAACATCCCCAAGAA GTTGGGGGAGTTGACCCTGCGGGACTTCAAGGCCGCTGTTGACAGACATGGCAACTTCAGGTACCACTTCAAAGCTTTAGACCCGGAGTTTGGCACGGTGAAGGAGgag GTGTTCCAGGAAGATGCCATCATCCCGGGTTGGGAGGGGAAGATTGTGGCGTGGATCGAGGAGGACCACAGTGACACCAGACTGAACTGA
- the LOC125309534 gene encoding dihydrolipoyllysine-residue acetyltransferase component of pyruvate dehydrogenase complex, mitochondrial-like: MLRLVVRMRQSSVNLTRSCNSLGLRSEPGPCHLKRYHHSRGPCRIRPLSRATGLQIQFSKGRVLHGNQIVSSYHQSQRFYSLPPHQKVELPALSPTMQAGTIARWEKKEGEKISEGELIAEVETDKATVGFEIMDECYLAKILVPEGTRDVPIGSVICITVDSADQVAAFKDYTLEMANRAAPAAAAPAAPPTPAPAAPPAAPGSSYPAHLKILLPALSPTMTMGTVQRWEKKVGEKLSEGDLLAEIETDKATIGFEVQEEGYLAKIMINEGTRDVPLGTPLCIIVENEADIKAFADYVETGIAAPPPPAPAPTAATPALVAAPPTPAPTSAAPTKKGGRVFASPLAKKLAAEKGINLAQVAGSGPDGRVTKKDIESFVPPKAVPAAAPAAPAPAAAPTPVAPAAAPTGTYTDIPISNIRKVIAQRLLQSKQTIPHYYLSVDVNMEQVLELRKELNQEVKADNIKLSVNDFIIKASALACLKVPEANSSWMDTVIRQNHVVDVSVAVSTPNGLITPIVFNAHIKGLAGISKDVSTLATKARDGKLQPHEFQGGTFTISNLGMFGVKNFSAIINPPQACILAVGGSEKRLLPADNEKGFDVASMMSVTLSCDHRVVDGAVGAQWLAEFRKFLERPVTMLL; encoded by the exons ATGCTGCGCTTAGTTGTACGTATGAGGCAGTCGTCTGTCAATCTCACCCGGTCCTGTAACTCTCTGGGATTACGATCGGAACCAGGCCCATGTCATCTGAAAAGATACCACCATAGCAGAGGGCCGTGTCGCATCCGGCCACTGAGTAGAGCCACCGGGCTACAGATCCAGTTTAGCAAAGGTCGCGTCTTGCATGGCAACCAAATTGTTAGCAGCTATCATCAGAGTCAACGCTTCTATAGTCTTCCTCCCCATCAAAAG GTGGAGTTGCCTGCCCTGTCTCCCACAATGCAGGCAGGCACCATTGCACGCtgggaaaagaaagagggagagaagatcAGCGAGGGAGAACTGATTGCTGAG GTGGAGACGGACAAGGCTACAGTGGGCTTTGAAATAATGGATGAGTGTTACCTGGCCAAGATCCTCGTCCCAGAGGGTACCAGGGATGTGCCCATCGGATCGGTCATCTGCATCACTGTGGACAG CGCCGACCAGGTCGCTGCGTTTAAGGACTACACGCTGGAGATGGCCAACCGCGCTGCCCCCGCTGCTGCTGCCCCTGCTGCGCCACCCACTCCTGCCCCCGCTGCCCCCCCAGCAGCTCCAGGAAGCTCCTACCCCGCCCACCTGAAG atcctGCTTCCGGCGCTGTCCCCCACCATGACCATGGGCACAGTGCAACGCTGGGAGAAGAAGGTGGGAGAGAAGCTCAGCGAGGGAGACCTGCTGGCCGAGATTGAGACTGACAAGGCCACCAtag gttttgAGGTGCAGGAGGAGGGTTACCTGGCGAAGATAATGATTAATGAGGGCACTCGAGACGTTCCACTGGGCACGCCCCTCTGCATCATTGTGGAGAATGAGGCCGACATCAAAGCCTTTGCCGACTACGTGGAGACCGGCATCGCTGCTCCACCACCGCCGGCTCCCGCACCCACAgcg GCGACTCCTGCCCTCGTGGCTGCCCCTCCCACTCCTGCCCCCACTTCAGCTGCCCCCACCAAGAAGGGTGGCCGGGTGTTTGCCAGCCCTCTGGCCAAGAAACTGGCAGCAGAGAAGGGCATCAACCTGGCACAGGTGGCAG GCTCTGGTCCTGATGGAAGAGTCACCAAGAAGGACATTGAGAGCTTTGTGCCCCCCAAGGCTGTTCCT gctgctgctcctgctgctccggcccctgctgctgctcctaCTCCAGTggctcctgctgctgcccccACAGGAACCTACACAGACATCCCTATCAGCAACATCcgcaag GTGATTGCCCAGAGGCTGCTCCAGTCCAAGCAGACCATCCCTCACTATTACCTCTCTGTGGATGTCAACATGGAACAGGTGCTGGAACTCAGGAAGGAGCTCAACCAG gaGGTGAAGGCTGACAACATCAAGCTGTCTGTGAATGATTTTATCATCAAGGCTTCAGCTCTGGCCTGCCTGAAGGTGCCCGAGGCCAACTCCTCTTGGATGGACACAGTCATCAGACA GAACCACGTGGTGGACGTGAGTGTAGCAGTTAGCACTCCCAACGGCCTTATCACTCCCATAGTGTTCAACGCACACATCAAAGGGCTGGCGGGCATCAGCAAAGATGTCAGCACACTGGCCACCAAAGCTCGCGATGGCAAACTCCAGCCTCATGAGTTCCAG GGGGGCACGTTCACCATCTCCAACCTGGGCATGTTCGGCGTCAAGAACTTCTCGGCCATCATCAACCCCCCCCAGGCCTGCATCCTGGCAGTGGGGGGGTCGGAGAAGAGGCTGCTCCCTGCCGACAACGAGAAAGG GTTTGACGTAGCCAGCATGATGTCCGTCACACTCAGCTGTGACCACCGGGTTGTAGACGGAGCCGTGGGTGCTCAGTGGCTCGCCGAGTTCCGCAAGTTCCTGGAGCGGCCAGTTACCATGCTGCTGTGA